One genomic segment of Ancylobacter sp. IITR112 includes these proteins:
- the mutY gene encoding A/G-specific adenine glycosylase, whose protein sequence is MPAAANPAIAYPPSPDPSALLTWYDRHRRRLPWRALPGVRQDPYRVFLSEIMLQQTTVVTVAPYYEAFLRRWPGIAALAAAPLDEVLSAWAGLGYYARARNLHACAQAVVERHGGHFPATEAELLVLPGIGPYTAAAIAAIAFERRAAPVDGNWERVLARLFAVEDALPKARPRLRTLALSILPQARHGDFAQAMMDLGATICTPRKPACALCPWQGACAASAGGVPERYPVKAAKAARPIRQGVAFLAIRADGAVLVRSRPRKGLLGGMSEVPSTPWEPGGVAHPAVHAPFKTGWTALNATVTHVFSHFALELTLWRAELPAGQPAPEGHRWVAPTGFDTEAFPSVMRKVLAHLEPCPPGRRG, encoded by the coding sequence ATGCCTGCCGCCGCCAATCCAGCCATCGCTTACCCACCCTCGCCCGATCCGAGCGCGCTGCTCACCTGGTACGACCGCCACCGGCGGCGCCTGCCCTGGCGCGCTCTCCCCGGCGTACGACAGGACCCCTATCGCGTCTTTCTGTCCGAGATCATGCTGCAGCAGACCACGGTGGTGACGGTCGCGCCCTATTACGAGGCGTTTCTGCGCCGCTGGCCCGGCATCGCCGCGCTGGCTGCGGCGCCGCTGGACGAGGTGCTGTCCGCCTGGGCGGGCCTTGGCTATTACGCCCGCGCCCGCAATCTGCATGCCTGTGCCCAGGCGGTGGTCGAGCGTCATGGCGGCCACTTTCCCGCGACGGAAGCGGAACTGCTGGTGTTGCCCGGCATCGGCCCCTATACGGCGGCTGCTATCGCCGCCATCGCCTTCGAACGCCGCGCCGCTCCGGTGGACGGCAATTGGGAGCGGGTGCTGGCGCGGCTTTTCGCCGTGGAGGACGCGCTGCCCAAGGCCCGCCCCCGGCTGCGCACCCTGGCACTGAGCATTTTGCCGCAGGCGCGCCATGGCGATTTCGCCCAGGCGATGATGGACCTTGGCGCCACCATCTGCACCCCGCGCAAGCCCGCTTGTGCGCTCTGCCCATGGCAGGGCGCCTGCGCCGCCAGCGCCGGGGGAGTGCCGGAGCGCTATCCTGTCAAGGCGGCGAAGGCGGCAAGGCCGATCCGGCAGGGAGTCGCTTTCCTCGCCATACGCGCGGATGGCGCAGTGCTTGTGCGCTCGCGCCCGCGCAAGGGGCTGCTGGGCGGCATGAGCGAGGTGCCGTCGACTCCGTGGGAGCCGGGCGGGGTCGCCCATCCCGCTGTCCATGCCCCGTTCAAGACCGGCTGGACGGCGCTCAATGCCACCGTCACTCATGTGTTCAGCCATTTCGCGCTGGAACTCACACTCTGGCGAGCGGAGCTCCCGGCCGGACAGCCCGCGCCGGAGGGGCACCGCTGGGTGGCGCCGACAGGTTTCGACACCGAAGCCTTCCCTTCCGTCATGCGCAAGGTGCTGGCGCATCTCGAACCTTGTCCCCCTGGGCGGCGGGGATGA
- a CDS encoding DUF721 domain-containing protein translates to MAPRSPTRPLADLIDSAIAECCRRRGLASVEIVTRWADIVGETLAARAVPIKLAWPSHGESGEPGVLHVRVEGGFAIELQHDAPIVIDRVNRYFGWRCIGRLALKQGPVPRPRPRFRFQEPDAAECGATRQRLAAIAGSFEDDALAAALARLGALVARETRGGRPRRHRGDRGFTQR, encoded by the coding sequence ATGGCCCCGCGTTCCCCCACCCGCCCGCTCGCCGATCTCATCGACAGCGCCATTGCCGAATGCTGCCGCCGGCGCGGGCTGGCCTCGGTGGAGATCGTCACCCGCTGGGCCGATATTGTCGGCGAGACGCTGGCGGCGCGGGCTGTGCCGATCAAGCTCGCCTGGCCCTCGCATGGTGAGAGCGGCGAGCCGGGCGTGCTGCATGTCCGCGTCGAGGGCGGCTTCGCCATCGAGCTGCAGCACGACGCGCCCATCGTGATCGACCGGGTGAACCGCTATTTCGGCTGGCGCTGCATCGGCCGGCTGGCATTGAAGCAGGGGCCGGTGCCGCGCCCGCGCCCGCGCTTTCGCTTTCAGGAGCCGGACGCAGCCGAATGCGGCGCCACCCGCCAGCGCCTGGCCGCCATTGCGGGTTCGTTCGAGGACGACGCCCTCGCCGCTGCGCTGGCACGGCTCGGCGCGCTGGTGGCGCGCGAGACGCGCGGCGGCCGGCCCCGGCGGCACCGCGGCGACCGTGGCTTCACGCAGCGGTGA
- a CDS encoding site-specific DNA-methyltransferase, which yields MKVVRNGETRRAPRSGIARPAGLSSQLPLDSILRGDCVAALSRLPAASVDLVFADPPYNLQLQGELKRPDDSRVDAVDDAWDKFDSFEAYDAFTRAWLLAVRRVLKPTGTLWVIGSYHNIFRVGALLQDLDFWILNDIVWRKTNPMPNFRGRRFTNAHETLIWAAREPGAKGYTFNYEALKAANEDVQMRSDWLFPICSGHERLKDGSGYKVHPTQKPEALLARVILSASRPGDVVLDPFLGSGTTAAVAKRLGRHFIGIERDPTYADAAQARIDAVEPLPDLALVPAPTAREAPRIAFNALVERGLLAPGTLLTDAKAKVRALVRADGTLSLETAPGLGQIGSIHRAGALAQGIEACNGWTYWHIATREGLRPIDTLRAVVRSEMAMAAE from the coding sequence ATGAAGGTCGTTCGCAACGGGGAGACCCGCCGGGCTCCCCGATCCGGCATTGCCCGCCCCGCAGGCCTCTCCTCCCAACTGCCCCTCGACAGCATCCTTCGCGGCGATTGTGTCGCCGCCCTGTCACGGCTCCCCGCCGCCTCGGTGGATCTGGTCTTCGCCGATCCGCCCTATAATCTCCAGCTTCAGGGCGAGTTGAAGCGCCCCGATGACAGCCGGGTCGACGCGGTGGACGACGCCTGGGACAAATTCGACAGTTTCGAGGCGTATGACGCCTTCACCCGCGCCTGGCTGCTGGCGGTGCGACGGGTGCTAAAGCCCACCGGCACGCTGTGGGTAATCGGCTCCTATCACAACATCTTCCGCGTCGGCGCGCTGCTGCAGGATCTCGATTTCTGGATCCTCAACGACATCGTTTGGCGCAAGACCAATCCGATGCCTAATTTCCGCGGCCGGCGCTTCACCAATGCCCATGAGACGCTGATCTGGGCGGCGCGCGAGCCGGGGGCGAAGGGCTACACCTTCAATTACGAAGCGCTCAAGGCGGCCAATGAAGACGTGCAGATGCGCTCCGACTGGCTGTTCCCGATCTGCTCCGGCCATGAGCGGCTGAAGGACGGCAGCGGCTATAAGGTGCACCCCACGCAGAAGCCGGAAGCCCTGCTGGCCCGCGTCATTCTTTCCGCCTCCAGGCCCGGCGACGTGGTGCTCGATCCCTTCCTCGGCTCCGGCACGACGGCAGCGGTGGCCAAGCGGCTGGGCCGCCATTTCATCGGCATCGAGCGCGACCCCACCTATGCCGACGCCGCGCAGGCGCGCATCGACGCGGTCGAGCCGCTGCCCGATCTCGCGCTGGTGCCGGCGCCGACAGCGCGCGAGGCGCCGCGCATCGCCTTCAACGCGTTGGTGGAGCGAGGCCTGCTCGCCCCGGGGACGCTACTGACCGACGCCAAGGCGAAGGTGCGGGCTCTGGTGCGCGCCGATGGCACGCTGTCGTTGGAAACGGCTCCCGGGCTGGGCCAGATCGGCTCGATCCACCGCGCCGGGGCGCTGGCGCAGGGGATCGAGGCCTGCAATGGCTGGACCTATTGGCACATCGCCACCCGTGAGGGTCTTCGCCCCATCGACACGCTCCGAGCCGTGGTGCGGTCGGAAATGGCGATGGCGGCGGAGTAG
- a CDS encoding CsbD family protein codes for MGSTMDKAKGMGNEAMGNVKQGVGKMTDSERLQAEGKAQELKGEAQQAKGEVKESVKKAGNL; via the coding sequence ATGGGTAGCACGATGGACAAGGCTAAGGGCATGGGCAACGAGGCCATGGGCAATGTGAAGCAGGGCGTCGGCAAGATGACCGATTCCGAGCGTCTCCAGGCCGAGGGCAAGGCCCAGGAACTGAAGGGCGAGGCCCAGCAGGCCAAGGGCGAGGTCAAGGAATCGGTCAAGAAGGCCGGCAATCTCTGA